One Ranitomeya variabilis isolate aRanVar5 chromosome 5, aRanVar5.hap1, whole genome shotgun sequence DNA window includes the following coding sequences:
- the GLCE gene encoding D-glucuronyl C5-epimerase produces MRCLAARVNYKTLIFICSLFTLVTVLLWNKCSSNDHSSTLPWGPQLGLRVESLEKRAAASESNAANVQLRSEEASPQEQQKAPPLVDSKGTGLKYEEIDCLINEDQSVRCRREGSEVYMPFSWVEKYFEVYGKIAQYDGFERFEFSHSYSKVYAQRGPYYPDGVFMSFEGYNVEVRDRVKCISGVEGVPLSTQWGPQGYFYPIQIAQYGLSHYSKNLTEKPPHMEVYEKADDKTEGLMGTWTVPKGASVTTVYDKARSSHVRHFVVPENSEGASLTLGNMKDFILALDLKFLTNGSISVVLETTEKNQLFTIHYVTNSQLIAFHNHDVYYGIGPRTTWSTLTRDLLTDLKKGVGLSNTKAVRQTKIMPKKVVRIVARGSGFLDNITISATAHTAAFFAASDWLVRNQDAKGGWPIMVTRKLGEGFKALEPGWYSAMAQGQAISTLVRAYLLTKEQVYLDSALKATAPFKLPSEKHGVKAVFMNKYDWYEEYPTTPSSFVLNGFIYALLGLYDLKETAGEKQGKEARLLYERGLESLRAMLPLYDTGSGSIYDLRHFMLGTAPNLARWDYHTTHINQLQLIASMDGSPIFRDFVRRWKSYLKGGRAKHN; encoded by the exons ATGCGTTGCCTGGCAGCTCGAGTCAATTATAAGACTCTAATCTTTATCTGCTCGCTCTTTACCCTGGTGACCGTCTTGCTGTGGAACAAATGCTCCTCCAATGACCATTCTTCTACCCTTCCGTGGGGGCCACAATTAGGCTTAAGGGTTGAAAGCCTCGAGAAGAGGGCGGCAGCCTCTGAGAGTAATGCTGCCAATGTCCAGCTCCGATCTGAGGAGGCCTCGCCACAGGAGCAGCAGAAGGCACCACCACTGGTGGACAGTAAAGGAACAGGACTGAAGTATGAGGAGATTGACTGCTTGATCAATGAAGATCAGAGCGTGCGGTGCAGGAGAGAGGGCAGTGAAGTCTACATGCCCTTCTCCTGGGTGGAGAAGTACTTTGAGGTTTATGGGAAAATTGCTCAGTATGATGGCTTTGAACGATTTGAGTTTTCCCACAGCTACTCCAAAGTATATGCACAGCGCGGCCCGTATTATCCCGATGGAGTATTTATGTCCTTCGAGGGGTATAATGTGGAAGTCCGAGATCGAGTGAAGTGCATCAGTGGTGTAGAAG GGGTCCCACTATCGACCCAGTGGGGTCCACAGGGATATTTTTACCCAATCCAGATTGCACAGTATGGGCTCAGTCACTACAGCAAGAACCTGACCGAGAAACCTCCACACATGGAGGTGTATGAGAAGGCGGACGACAAAACCGAAGGCTTGATGGGCACATGGACTGTTCCTAAGGGAGCGTCTGTCACTACAGTGTATGACAAGGCAAGAAGTAGTCACGTCAGACACTTTGTAGTCCCAG AAAACTCGGAGGGAGCGTCGCTAACGCTGGGCAACATGAAGGATTTCATCCTGGCTCTTGACTTGAAGTtcttgactaatggcagtatctctGTGGTGCTGGAGACCACTGAGAAGAACCAGCTGTTTACTATACACTACGTCACCAATTCACAGCTCATTGCTTTTCATAACCATGATGTCTATTATGGGATTGGACCTCGAACCACTTGGAGTACACTAACCCGGGACCTCCTGACTGATTTAAAAAAGGGAGTGGGACTGTCCAACACAAAAGCTGTACGTCAGACTAAGATCATGCCGAAGAAGGTTGTCCGCATTGTAGCAAGGGGCAGTGGATTTTTAGATAATATCACCATCTCGGCTACTGCCCATACAGCGGCCTTCTTTGCTGCCAGTGATTGGCTCGTAAGGAATCAGGACGCTAAAGGTGGCTGGCCAATTATGGTGACCAGAAAACTGGGGGAGGGATTCAAAGCCCTAGAACCAGGGTGGTACTCTGCAATGGCCCAGGGGCAGGCGATCTCTACACTGGTGCGTGCCTATCTGCTGACCAAGGAGCAGGTATATCTAGACTCCGCACTCAAAGCAACTGCTCCTTTCAAGTTGCCCTCAGAAAAACATGGTGTGAAAGCAGTTTTTATGAACAAGTATGACTGGTATGAGGAGTACCCTACTACACCAAGCTCCTTTGTGCTGAATGGGTTCATTTATGCTCTGCTTGGCCTCTATGACCTAAAGGAAACTGCTGGGGAAAAACAGGGCAAAGAAGCAAGGCTGCTGTACGAGCGAGGATTGGAGTCACTCCGTGCCATGTTGCCTCTTTATGACACGGGATCTGGAAGTATTTATGATCTAAGGCACTTCATGCTAGGCACTGCCCCCAATCTTGCCCGTTGGGACTACCACACTACCCACATTAATCAACTTCAGCTTATTGCCAGTATGGACGGGTCTCCAATATTTAGAGACTTTGTTCGGCGTTGGAAGTCCTATTTAAAAGGAGGCAGAGCGAAACATAACTAG